The segment CCATTTGAGGTTCTAACCGTTTTACTCAATAATTTACGAGTCCAGGAGAGGCAACTGAGAGTATGCACCACCGTTGCCATCGCGATAGTAGCAGATACGTGTCTCCCCTACTCCGTCCTTGCTGCACTGATGAATGAGTATCGAACCCAGGATCTTAATGTGCAGAATGGAGTCTTGAAAGCCTTATCCTTCATGTTTGAATACATAGGCGAAATTGCAAAAGACTATGTATACGCAGTGGTTCCTCTGCTTGAGCACGCTCTCATGGATCGAGATTTAGTGCATAGGCAAATAGCCACTTGGGCTTGCAAGCACTTAGCGCTGGGGTGCTTTGGGCTGAACAGAGAAGACGCGCTGATCCACTTGCTCAACTATGTGTGGCCGAATATATTTGAGACGTCTCCTCATCTGATCCAAGCTGTGATTGATTCCATCGATGGGTTCAGGGTGGCCCTAGGTCCCGCCATAATTTTCCAGTATCTAGTGCAGGGCATTTTTCACCCCTCCAGGAAGGTGCGCGAAATTTATTGGAAAATCTACAACAACGTTTATATCGGCCACCAGGACAGCCTCGTCCCGGTGTACCCCCCCTTTGAGCGCCTCGCGGACAGCAACTTCGCGCGCGACGAGCTGCGCTACACGTTGTGATGTAAGCGGTGGGTGGTCGCTTCAGGCGAGCTGCACAAGCGAGCGGCATAGGTCAGCGGCACAGGCGAGCGGCATAGGCGAGCGGCATAGGCTAGCGACACCGCCACCATTTGCAACATCCTTTGCAGCATCGCTTGGAGCATCCTTCGCAGCATGATTACCACCCCCATCGCACGGCGCACCCCTCAACGCACCCACCCCgcgttcacctttttgtttttgtgtttccccAAGTGGTTCGTTCGCAGGGCTGGAAAGGTGGTGCACAGCCACgtcggatttttttttttttttttttctccacgaGATGCCCCCGGCatggcttctttttttaaccgCCCCGTCAAACTGCGAAGCTGTTCAGGCGCCCCCGGCGCACCCCAATCCGATTCGTCGCTTCATCAAAGTAGGAGTTCATCCCTTGGGGTGATCTGCGTTTGGCCATCTTTCGGTGAGAAATTTTCCAGTTGTGTGTGGGTGCAAAGGGGTGGATTATACTCCGACGGATGAACCCCCCACGGATCGCATAGCATCACATCGTATCGCATCGTATCACCTCACATCGCATCGCACGTAGCAGGGGCGGGGGAAGGGGTcttctctctcccccccaacTGCGCACACAAACCGAGTGCGATCGTGCGATCGTGCGACGCTCAGTCCTGGAACTCCACCCGGTGGGCCTTCAAATTCAGGAAGCTTCCGCGGTACTGGTTGTTCCTATTCTTGACGAGCGGCGACAGGCACTTCTTGGGCGGGTCGTATCCTTCGATTTTGAGCGGCGGGATCTTCACCTGCGGCGTGGCGGTGACAAAGCGGTAAAGCGGTATGGCGGCATGGCGGTGTGGCGGCATGGCGGTGTGGCGGCAAAGCGGCTAGCACACCGACTGCCACACCGGCTGGAGCAGCGCTCGCTCTGTGGAGGAGGCCCACCTGTCCCTTGTCCCAAATCAGCGTGCCCTTCTTTATCGCTTTTATGTACTTCTTCCGAATGGGCAGTCGGTTGTAAAACTGCTGCAAAATGGAGACTGAGTTTATGTGGCTTTTGTGCCTTTTCTGGCCTAGGGGGGTCATCCAGCAGCAGCTCCTTGCAGCTGCGCGAATTAAAAGGCTCGCCATGTTcataaatggaaaaggaacgAGGGAAAGAAACGAGGGAACGGAACGAGGGAGTGaaacgagaaaaaggaaggatgTGTTCGTTCACAGGTAAGTCATTCTGGTTGGTGCTCAGCCTTTTCGTGAGCACACAGCCGTATGGGGGATGTTatccttcttccctttgcaGGTTTCCCCTTCTGAGAGTTGCTTTCTTCGTCGCGTTGCTTCCTTCTTCCTGTGTCGGTGACCATCACACGTTTTGCAATTGCCGAAGCAGCGCCTCCTCACCGACGGAGTGAAGAAAATAGCATTACTATGCATGGTGTGCTTCGTGCACCTTCGCGGAGAAGCGCACGCCCGTATGAACAGTCTGCGGGATTGCCTCCCGTTAAATGGGCCACTCGGAAGGGGGTGCAACTATAGGGCACTTCCACCATCGTGAAGCGTTCAAACGGAGGAAGGGACGATCCCCGTTCTCCACCgaacgccttttttttttttttttttttNNNNNNNNNNNNNNNNNNNNNNNNNNNNNNNNNNNNNNNNNNNNNNNNNNNNNNNNNNNNNNNNNNNNNNNNNNNNNNNNNNNNNNNNNNNNNNNNNNNNNNNNNNNNNNNNNNNNNNNNNNNNNNNNNNNNNNNNNNNNGAGAGAGAGACAGAGAGAGAGAGTGCAACAGCTGGGGGGATCGTACATGTCGTGCTTCAAGTGACGGACAAACGTATCGGGGACGTgtccaaaatggagaagacaTAATGACATGGTCACTTCTGCTCCGTGTTAGCGGTAACCCCTCAGGTCATATTACACATAACGGTGCCCTTCTACCTGTGCGCTGCTCTGTGGGGATCACCACCCCGTTTGATCATTCGTTTCTATGTCATGTGGAGGTTGTCCCTCGGCGATGCTTCTCAACATGGAGGTTGCCCCTTGGCGATGCTTCTCAACgtggaggggggaaggaCATTCATTGTTGGGCTCAGCTTTTCCGGGCGCATCTTCTCCCGTCGAAGGGTAATCCAATTGTAAGCACCCCGTTGGCTGCATCCCAGGTGAACGAGGCACACACGTGAATTTCCGACCTATTTCATATTCACAAGGGGACATGTGGTGGTAGGTATGAGCTTGTCTACTGATGAATGCTCCTCCGGTGAAGTGATCTCATGTCTTAGTTGGATCCACTCAGAGAGCATTGCGTGTCTCCATCCGGTAGCCCCCCCTGGGGAGGTTCGCCCGGAGCTTCAGTATATGTAGTTTCTTCTCCAACGCCgcgattttctttttgttcaacATTGCTTCGTTGTACAGTTGGGAGTAGGTCACGACCAGGTGGTTCCTGATTCCGTCCTCGTTGTGGAGCTCCGGTTTTCTAAGGTGCTGCgcgggaggggggaaaaggcgGGTGCGAAGTGGGCCGCGTAGTCGGCGGGTAGGCTGGTAGACTGGTAGGCGGCTCATCTGCACATTCGCCTGCCAATCGGTCCACCCACTCTTCGGCTTCTCCTACCCCGTCGCCGCCGACTCGCTTACCATCGGAACCAGGTTGTGGACCCAGAAGCGGTTGTCCGGGTTCTCGTACTTCCGGTCAAACTTGGAAGTCAGGCTCTGCACCTTGAAGTTCGCGTCCGCGCATTTGTTCTTCAGGCTGCTGAGCAGCTCGGAGATCTGTCCGACATGATCGTATTCACTTAGGAAGGCATTcgtttcttccattttgtggtcATCCTCCACATGGGTACTTCCCAAATGGGTACTGCCCAAATGGAACCTCTCCTTTCCTTCCCTGGAACGACTAGCCCCCTCCTTGTAGTAGTAGTCAGGCAACATACTTTGGGACGTAAAAGAATTAGGGTTGTGCAACTCGTCATtgtaatgcaaaaaaggaggcctTCTAGGGAGTTCCCTCTTTTTGTAGCAACAATTCGCCTGAACATGttcagaaatatttttctcaccaTACTTCAATATATTAATTCTTTCCCCTATATCGTAATGGTCCAAGGAATAAATATTGGAGTAGTATGACAGTaggcctttttttatatcatctATGTTGACTTTGATTTCGCCTATTCTGGGTGGGTGCATATTTGTCTTCGATGCGAGGGGACTTTTGATCCCCTTACCGCTGGGCGTGCCGCGGTCTGCACTTTGGTGGTCTTCTCCATGCCGTATGACCATATGACCGTCATAGTGAGAATCGCGATTCCCTTCGATGTTGTCACCCGCTTCGTCACCCTGGTGGGGATAGTCCCTCCTGAGAGAATACGCGCTCTGCCCCTGCGGCGGGGGAATCACCGGCACGAAGTCGCGCACATCCACGTTGAATAGCTCCCTTTGCATCTCCTTCACGTGTTGGGAACTCTTCAGCACATTACGTAGCACTtcgttttgaaaaatgagCTCCTTCTCCATAGCCATCTGATGTTCGTTgatcagttttttttttcccatctgaTCGGTGTGATCGTTGCGATCGTTGCGGTAGCTGCTATCGTTGTGGTGGCTGCTATCGTTGCGGTGGCTGCTATCGTTGCGGGCGCGGTCCTCTTCAATGTTGGATAAGCTTTCGTAGGGGAAAATGTCTTCCCCCGCGCCGCACACAAATTGCGAATTGTATGCTTCGTACGTGTCATGGTGTGGGTCATGTCCGGTTTCCTGGACGCTATCGCAGGCCGTGTTTTCGATGACCTGCAAagtgtgtgcgtgtgtgtatgtaaGTATGTGTGTATGGGGAGGTGTTTACATGGGTGTAGCCACTCAACAGTGGTGACATTTTTCCGTTATGGCgccttcccccattttgacaaTTTCCGAGCTGCGCCACGTCGCCTGCACTGTTCAGGcaaatttccccttttctgcaCACCCACCTGTTGGTAAGCCTCGCTTGCACATTTCGCTAGTTCGCTTAGGCGGCACTCCGCTGAAGGGCCAGTCCCTTCGGCGTGTTCGTCCCTGTGTGGAAGCGCCTATAAGGAGCGAAACGGTGAGAAGCGTTCACTTGAAATGGGCATCATCATTCAGGTGGAATATGCACTGTTCAGGCGAAATGGACTNNNNNNNNNNNNNNNNNNNNNNNNNNNNNNNNNNNNNNNNNNNNNNNNNNNNNNNNNNNNNNNNNNNNNNNNNNNNNNNNNNNNNNNNNNNNNNNNNNNNNNNNNNNNNNNNNNNNNNNNNNNNNNNNNNNNNNNNNNNNNNNNNNNNNNNNNNNNNNNNNNNNNNNNNNNNNNNNNNNNNNNNNNNNNNNNNNNNNNNNNNNNNNNNNNNNNNNNNNNNNNNNNNNNNNNNNNNNNNNNNNNNNNNNNNNNNNNNNNNNNNNNNNNNNNNNNNNNNNNNNNNNNNNNNNNNNNNNNNNNNNNNNNNNNNNNNNNNNNNNNNNNNNNNNNNNNNNNNNNNNNNNNNNNNNNNNNNNNNNNNNNNNNNNNNNNNNNNNNNNNNNNNNNNNNNNNNNNNNNNNNNNNNNNNNNNNNNNNNNNNNNNNNNNNNNNNNNNNNNNNNNNNNNNNNNNNNNNNNNNNNNNNNNNNNNNNNNNNNNNNNNNNNNNNNNNNNNNNNNNNNNNNNNNNNNNNNNNNNNNNNNNNNNNNNNNNNNNNNNNNNNNNNNNNNNNNNNNNNNNNNNNNNNNNNNNNNNNNNNNNNNNNNNNNNNNNNNNNNNNNNNNNNNNNNNNNNNNNNNNNNNNNNNNNNNNNNNNNNNNNNNNNNNNNNNNNNNNNNNNNNNNNNNNNNNNNNNNNNNNNNNNNNNNNNNNNNNNNNNNNNNNNNNNNNNNNNNNNNNNNNNNNNNNNNNNNNNNNNNNNNNNNNNNNNNNNNNNNNNNNNNNNNNNNNNNNNNNNNNNNNNNNNNNNNNNNNNNNNNNNNNNNNNNNNNNNNNNNNNNNNNNNNNNNNNNNNNNNNNNNNNNNNNNNNNNNNNNNNNNNNNNNNNNNNNNNNNNNNNNNNNNNNNNNNNNNNNNNNNNNNNNNNNNNNNNNNNNNNNNNNNNNNNNNNNNNNNNNNNNtagcaacaacaacaaaaaaggggtagtaaaaaaaaaaaaaataaaataaaataaaaaaaaaaaaataaataaataaaataaaataaaataaataattcaagGATGTAACATTGGGAGAAAGGCAATCGCCTAATGAGGCAAACACTCGGCGACGAAAGAGGGACAAAAAGGGGCCAACGTAAAGTGGCTCTTTATTATGGTCACTGTTTAAAAGTACGTTTGGAGTTAACCCAGCTGTTCGTGCATGTAGGAGAGGCAGCGGGGGTGGGGGTGAAGATGAAAACGCCTATCCCGCTGCCCACGCGGGGAAATagctgcacttttttttttcttttttttttttccaccctacgagatgttttaaaatttgtacgTGTGGGTAGGATGGCAGCAACGGGGTAGCAATTTGGGGAAATGACGCGGCGGGTGCCTTACCACTCGTCGCTCCACCGAttcgccgcttcaccgcttaaccgcttaaccgcCCACCGCTCCACCGCCCCCCGGCTAACTCCACACTTTGACCGTTTTGTCCATCGAGCTGGAGAGGAGGTAGGCCGTCCTGCTGCCAAAGCACGTCTGCGTAACGGTGTCTGTGTGCGACGAGAGGGTCTTCACAAGGTTGGCCTGCGTCTTGGTCTCGAAgttgtatatgtgtatatcaTTCCCAGCAGCTAGCGAAAAATACTTCCCCGAAAAATCAAATTGAACATTCCGTGGAAGTTCCTTCAACTCTATGGTTTGAAAACACTGTGCTTTTCTTAGGTCCCACAATTTAGCTGTCTTATCCTTCGAACAAGAAGCTAAGTAGTATCCATTCTCACTAAACGAAATGTAATTTACTTCACTTGTATGACCACTCAAGGATGCTTTATACTCCTGACTTTTAAtgtcataaatatatatatgtgaatcTTCAGAACCGATCCCAATCATTATCCCATCTGGATGAATGGCTAGCTGTTTAAATGGACTTGGGTTcgttttacaaatttttatggTCCTTGCAGTTTCCATGTCATGGAGAATCCATACGTTATCTTTAGAGGAgctaacaaaataattatccaTAGGATGGAGTGCCAAAGAGGTTATCTGATCTTTGTGTTTCGTGATAACATGGGAAGTAGTGAATTCATGAGTGTCTACATCTCCT is part of the Plasmodium cynomolgi strain B DNA, chromosome 8, whole genome shotgun sequence genome and harbors:
- a CDS encoding hypothetical protein (putative); the encoded protein is MASLLIRAAARSCCWMTPLGQKRHKSHINSVSILQQFYNRLPIRKKYIKAIKKGTLIWDKGQVKIPPLKIEGYDPPKKCLSPLVKNRNNQYRGSFLNLKAHRVEFQD
- a CDS encoding hypothetical protein (putative), giving the protein MSPLLSGYTHVIENTACDSVQETGHDPHHDTYEAYNSQFVCGAGEDIFPYESLSNIEEDRARNDSSHRNDSSHHNDSSYRNDRNDHTDQMGKKKLINEHQMAMEKELIFQNEVLRNVLKSSQHVKEMQRELFNVDVRDFVPVIPPPQGQSAYSLRRDYPHQGDEAGDNIEGNRDSHYDGHMVIRHGEDHQSADRGTPSGKGIKSPLASKTNMHPPRIGEIKVNIDDIKKGLLSYYSNIYSLDHYDIGERINILKYGEKNISEHVQANCCYKKRELPRRPPFLHYNDELHNPNSFTSQSMLPDYYYKEGASRSREGKERFHLGSTHLGSTHVEDDHKMEETNAFLSEYDHVGQISELLSSLKNKCADANFKVQSLTSKFDRKYENPDNRFWVHNLVPMHRQGATSMLRSIAEGQPPHDIETNDQTGW